A section of the Pedobacter sp. HDW13 genome encodes:
- a CDS encoding class I SAM-dependent methyltransferase, translating to MIQLLAPTHWKDYELIDCGDFEKLERFGNVILIRPEPQAVWKKTLSEQEWRKTANITFKGRSATSGEWVKKNLSIPDRWHVEYKNNEAAIKLRLGLTSFKHVGVFPEQAVNWDFISSSIKKFKTPQPKVLNLFAYTGAASLIANAAGAETTHVDSIKQVVTWANENQELSGLKDTRWMVEDALKFVKKELKRGKKYNGIILDPPAYGHGPNGEKWKLEDHIQEMMQDVVQLLDEKEHFLILNTYSLGFSSVIVENLIRTSFPAVKNLETGELYLQATSGIKLPLGVFGKFCNV from the coding sequence ATGATACAATTACTTGCCCCCACCCACTGGAAAGATTACGAACTGATTGATTGTGGGGATTTTGAAAAATTAGAACGTTTTGGCAATGTTATTTTAATCCGTCCTGAACCACAGGCCGTATGGAAAAAAACCTTATCAGAGCAAGAATGGCGTAAAACCGCTAACATTACTTTTAAAGGCCGTTCGGCTACTTCTGGAGAGTGGGTAAAGAAAAACCTTTCTATTCCTGATCGCTGGCATGTAGAATACAAAAACAACGAAGCGGCCATTAAACTTCGTTTAGGCTTAACTTCTTTTAAGCATGTTGGTGTATTTCCGGAGCAAGCTGTAAACTGGGATTTTATTTCTTCATCGATCAAAAAGTTTAAAACGCCGCAACCTAAAGTATTAAACCTTTTCGCCTATACAGGTGCAGCTTCGTTAATTGCCAATGCTGCCGGTGCAGAAACTACACACGTAGATTCGATTAAACAGGTTGTAACCTGGGCCAATGAAAACCAGGAGCTATCAGGTTTAAAAGATACCCGATGGATGGTAGAAGATGCCTTGAAGTTTGTGAAAAAAGAGCTCAAAAGAGGCAAAAAATATAACGGTATTATCCTCGATCCACCTGCATATGGCCATGGCCCTAACGGCGAAAAATGGAAACTGGAAGACCATATACAGGAAATGATGCAGGATGTAGTACAGCTTCTAGATGAAAAAGAACACTTCCTGATCCTGAATACCTACTCTTTGGGTTTCTCTTCGGTAATTGTCGAAAACCTGATCCGTACTTCTTTCCCTGCGGTTAAAAACCTCGAAACAGGCGAATTATATTTACAGGCTACATCGGGAATTAAATTGCCACTGGGTGTTTTTGGTAAATTCTGTAATGTGTAA
- a CDS encoding acyl-CoA dehydrogenase — protein sequence MEDTLTFTWQEKVAEYAALSEEMGKLHPAILELAYQENWFKLFVPEVYGGANKKLPEILRLEEQLAEADGSLGWTVTLCAGAGWFAGFLNPELAADIFADREVCFAGSGAVGGKAVKTEKGYLINGQWNYASGALHATIFTANCTLKNENGEDILDENGESVIKSFILKKAEVYILPGWSYFGLMATGSHAFEVKNLEVPENRTFIINKDILVADSGFDYPFLQLAETTLTVNSLGMTNHFIQLAEQSFHSRSSLRRFSEAQMQFFTAELDRCKHEVQTLRTQFYAAFDESWTELMNNGQITNAKLNKVSSISRKLVHTCWRTASVLFPYCGLEAAKKGSEINRVWRDIHTASQHGLLTFEV from the coding sequence ATGGAAGATACCTTAACCTTTACCTGGCAGGAAAAAGTTGCCGAATATGCTGCCCTTTCAGAAGAAATGGGCAAACTGCATCCCGCAATACTGGAGCTGGCTTACCAGGAAAACTGGTTCAAACTTTTTGTGCCCGAAGTTTATGGCGGCGCGAATAAAAAGCTCCCCGAAATTCTGCGTTTAGAAGAACAGTTGGCCGAAGCCGATGGCAGTTTAGGCTGGACGGTTACCTTATGCGCCGGAGCAGGATGGTTTGCTGGTTTTTTAAATCCGGAGCTGGCAGCCGATATTTTTGCCGACCGGGAAGTTTGTTTCGCAGGAAGTGGGGCAGTAGGAGGCAAAGCTGTGAAAACGGAAAAGGGCTATCTTATAAACGGTCAATGGAACTATGCCAGTGGTGCATTACACGCTACCATATTTACAGCCAACTGTACCCTTAAAAACGAAAATGGGGAGGATATTTTGGATGAAAACGGCGAGTCTGTAATCAAATCATTTATCCTAAAAAAAGCAGAAGTATATATTTTACCAGGATGGTCTTATTTCGGTCTCATGGCAACCGGTAGCCATGCTTTTGAGGTAAAAAACCTCGAAGTGCCAGAGAACAGGACCTTTATAATCAATAAAGATATCCTGGTAGCGGATTCAGGCTTTGACTACCCGTTTTTGCAGCTTGCAGAAACCACGCTAACGGTAAACAGTTTGGGGATGACTAACCATTTTATTCAACTGGCAGAACAATCATTCCATTCACGCTCCAGCCTGCGGAGATTTAGCGAAGCACAAATGCAGTTCTTTACTGCCGAGTTAGACCGGTGCAAACATGAGGTGCAGACACTAAGAACGCAATTCTATGCCGCATTTGATGAATCGTGGACTGAGTTAATGAACAATGGTCAAATTACCAATGCTAAACTAAATAAGGTCAGTTCAATCAGTCGTAAATTGGTTCATACCTGTTGGCGTACTGCAAGTGTTTTGTTTCCGTATTGTGGTTTAGAGGCGGCAAAAAAGGGATCGGAGATTAATCGGGTATGGAGGGATATACACACCGCCAGCCAACACGGGTTGCTTACTTTTGAGGTTTAA
- the pnuC gene encoding nicotinamide riboside transporter PnuC: MNFQDWFKLFQEQIAHTSFIEWLAVGFGVTEVLLAKKNSIWLYPTGIISILLSMFLLLNVKLYAETLLSIYYLVMSVYGWIIWKKRKQDAENQVSWSNNNELSIAVSISVIGFVVLYLVLRHFTDSDVPLFDAFVSATAWAGMWLLAKRKIENWIFLNISNIVAIPLLFHKKLPLMACLTTFLFTVAIFGFLDWKKIINKSRLKLAQS; encoded by the coding sequence ATGAATTTTCAGGATTGGTTTAAGCTTTTTCAGGAGCAGATTGCACATACTTCCTTTATCGAGTGGCTGGCTGTAGGTTTTGGTGTGACCGAAGTTTTACTGGCCAAAAAGAACAGCATTTGGCTTTATCCTACGGGTATTATTTCCATTCTTTTGTCTATGTTTCTGCTCTTAAATGTAAAACTATATGCAGAAACCCTGCTTAGCATCTATTATCTGGTAATGAGTGTATATGGTTGGATCATCTGGAAGAAAAGGAAACAAGATGCCGAAAATCAGGTGTCGTGGTCAAACAACAATGAATTAAGCATTGCGGTATCGATCTCGGTAATTGGTTTTGTAGTATTGTATCTGGTATTGCGGCATTTTACCGATTCGGATGTACCTCTTTTCGATGCCTTTGTTTCGGCTACGGCCTGGGCGGGCATGTGGTTGCTGGCTAAACGTAAAATAGAAAACTGGATTTTTCTAAATATTTCAAACATTGTAGCTATTCCCTTATTATTCCATAAAAAGCTGCCTTTAATGGCTTGTTTAACTACGTTTTTATTTACTGTGGCTATTTTCGGCTTTTTAGACTGGAAGAAGATCATTAATAAAAGCAGACTTAAATTGGCGCAATCTTAA
- the msrA gene encoding peptide-methionine (S)-S-oxide reductase MsrA, with translation MQTATFGGGCFWCTEAVFQALSGVTKVTSGYMGGDLKHPTYMEICNGDTGHAEVVQLIFDENIISFNELLFIFFKTHNPTTRNRQGNDVGSQYRSVIFYENDDQKTKIDQIISALTQQNVFEKPIITEVIPTTEFYEAEDYHQNYFNDNQGKPYCSFVIQPKLNKFAIDFRNKIKPELLE, from the coding sequence ATGCAAACAGCAACATTTGGCGGAGGCTGCTTTTGGTGCACCGAAGCCGTATTTCAGGCCCTGAGCGGAGTAACCAAGGTTACATCTGGCTATATGGGGGGAGATCTAAAGCATCCAACATACATGGAAATCTGCAATGGCGATACCGGGCATGCAGAGGTAGTTCAGCTCATTTTTGATGAAAACATCATTTCTTTCAACGAGCTTTTATTTATTTTTTTTAAAACCCACAACCCAACTACACGAAACAGGCAAGGCAATGATGTAGGCTCGCAATATCGTTCGGTAATATTTTACGAAAATGATGATCAAAAAACAAAAATTGATCAAATCATATCAGCCTTAACGCAGCAAAATGTTTTCGAAAAACCGATTATTACCGAAGTTATACCAACAACTGAATTTTATGAGGCCGAAGATTATCACCAGAATTATTTTAATGATAACCAGGGAAAACCTTACTGCTCTTTTGTAATACAACCCAAGTTAAATAAGTTTGCAATAGATTTCAGGAACAAAATCAAACCTGAGCTCCTCGAATAA